From a single Pseudorasbora parva isolate DD20220531a chromosome 15, ASM2467924v1, whole genome shotgun sequence genomic region:
- the serac1 gene encoding protein SERAC1 has translation MSVSALRLIRVRRLSSTGPAVKRSLPWRDYRKIAKVTGAIVLGGCVFITYEVVTLNQALTIDTSAILQEKHKSYIYLTHATNREQESLASGLTIKTRKELHKAARKFLEITSRVLRRPLDERLSHLDADPHECALWMLLKRTYSADRAVRHQAVEELAQNHHWEDYQYRTAAQVVDQRTSVALTRIPNVDLRFFLPPPLLPHIDDDISIEDELRQLLASLPQSEVDQCVQYFTSLALRESSQSLASQRGGLWCFGGNGLPYAQSLTSTPSEKVETFCMQALVQHSKVRSHCDHIVANGGLQLLQRVYQLRGDSPKIQRNIVRIIGNLALNESAHTAIVQSGWMSVLAKMIQSPHIMQASYAARALANLDRDAVREKYQDGVYILHPQCRTNQPIKADVLFVHGLLGAAFKTWRQKDCDMTDDDKLEGVREDYTECWPKSWLAEDCPNLRILSVEYDSHLSDWKAKCPAENQRKSLAYRSQELLRKLKDAGVGDRPVVWVTHSMGGLLVKKILSDASKDPDLSALIKNTKGILFYSVPHHGTFMAGYSVNVRYLLFPSIEVKELCRDSPALRDLNEKFLSIAKDREFKVISFAETLPTSIGPMLKILVVPPQSADLGIGDLIQVDVDHLNICKPERKDSFLYKRTLQFIQDALGGQIMK, from the exons GAAAAATAGCAAAAGTGACAGGAGCAATAGTATTAGG AGGCTGTGTTTTCATCACATATGAGGTGGTTACTCTCAACCAGGCCCTCACTATCGACACCAGTGCAATACTACAGGAGAAGCACAAGTCCTACATCTACCTGACTCATGCCACTAATAGGGAACAGGAGAGCCTTGCTTCTG GCCTCACTATCAAGACCAGGAAGGAGCTTCATAAAGCAGCTAGAAAGTTTCTTGAAATTACTTCAAGAGTTCTGCGTCGCCCACTGGACG aGCGTCTCAGTCATCTAGACGCAGATCCTCATGAATGTGCGCTATGGATGCTGCTGAAAAGAACCTACTCTGCCGACCGGGCCGTGAGACATCAGGCTGTGGAGGAACTGGCCCAGAATCACCACTGGGAGG ATTATCAATACCGGACTGCAGCACAGGTGGTAGATCAGCGCACATCTGTGGCTCTCACCCGCATACCAAACGTGGACCTGCGCTTCTTTCTCCCTCCTCCTCTACTGCCACACATTGATGAT GATATCTCAATAGAAGATGAACTTAGGCAGTTACTGGCATCCCTGCCCCAGTCGGAGGTGGATCAGTGTGTGCAGTACTTCACTTCCCTGGCGCTTAGAGAGAGCAGCCAATCGCTAGCCTCTCAACGG GGAGGGCTGTGGTGTTTTGGAGGAAATGGGTTGCCCTATGCACAAAGTCTCACTTCTACCCCCTCTGAGAAGGTGGAGACGTTCTGCATGCAAGCCCTGGTGCAGCACTCAAAG GTCCGCAGTCATTGTGACCACATTGTTGCTAATGGAGGACTGCAGCTCTTGCAAAGAGTCTACCAGCTTCGTGGAGACTCTCCGAAAATTCAACGCAACATTGTGCGCATTATTGGAAATCTCGCCCTGAATGAGAGCGCACATACAGCCATAGTGCAGTCAG GTTGGATGTCTGTCCTGGCTAAGATGATCCAGTCACCACACATCATGCAGGCATCTTATGCTGCCCGTGCTTTAGCCAATTTGGACAGAGATGCAGTAAGAGAGAAGTACCAGGATGGTGTTTACATTTTGCACCCACAATGCCGCACAAA CCAGCCAATCAAAGCTGATGTTCTCTTCGTGCACGGCCTCTTGGGAGCAGCTTTTAAAACGTGGCGTCAAAAAGACTGTGACATGACGGATGATGACAAGCTGGAAGGGGTCCGAGAGGACTACACTGAATGCTGGCCCAAG TCATGGTTGGCTGAAGACTGTCCAAACCTCAGAATCCTGTCTGTCGAGTATGACAGCCATTTAAGTGACTGGAAGGCTAAGTGTCCTGCTGAAAACCAACG GAAGTCGTTGGCCTACAGGAGTCAGGAACTGCTAAGGAAGCTGAAGGATGCTGGTGTAGGGGACAGGCCTGTGGTCTGGGTAACCCACAGTATGGGAG GTTTACTTGTGAAAAAGATCCTCTCGGATGCCTCAAAAGATCCTGACCTCAGTGCCCTGATCAAGAACACGAAGGGAATTCTGTTCTACAGCGTTCCTCATCACGGCACATTCATGGCTGGCTATTCTGTAAATGTCCGATACCTCCTGTTTCCTTCCATTGAAGTGAAAGAACTATGCAGAG ACTCTCCAGCTTTGCGGGACTTAAATGAAAAATTTCTCAGCATTGCAAAGGATCGAGAGTTTAAAGTCATTAGCTTTGCAGAAACACTGCCAACCTCCATTGGGCCAATGCTCAAAATTTTAGTAGTTCCACCCCAGTCAGCAG ATCTGGGTATTGGGGACCTCATCCAGGTGGACGTGGATCACCTCAACATCTGCAAGCCAGAAAGAAAGGACTCTTTTCTCTATAAACGTACTTTACAATTTATTCAGGATGCTCTTGGAGGACAAATAATGAAGTAA
- the gtf2h5 gene encoding general transcription factor IIH subunit 5, whose amino-acid sequence MVNVLKGVLVECDPAMKQFLLYLDETSALGKKFIIQDLDDTHVFILAEVVQILQERVGELMDQNSFPITQK is encoded by the exons ATGGTTAACGTCTTAAAAGGAGTTCTCGTTGAATG tGACCCAGCCATGAAGCAGTTTCTTCTATATCTGGATGAGACGTCTGCGTTGGGGAAGAAATTCATCATCCAGGATTTGGATGACACGCATGTTTTCATCCTAGCTGAAGTCGTGCAGATTCTCCAGGAGCGAGTAGGAGAACTGATGGACCAGAATTCATTCCCCATCACCCAGAAATAA